ACGCTGGCAAGTCGACGCCGACGTTAGATCCTACCTTTCTGGATATAAAGTCTAACGTTGTATTATTCGTGACAGTACCAGTTAATTAATAGACCTCTATTTTTTTGTGTCAGTCATCAGTACATATACAGGGACCAAGAATTTTTACCGTTACACTTTTAGTATAAATCAACCGCTAAGTTTAAACAAGATTACCTTAGGAAAATCTGAAAACTGCACTGTAAATCCGAGGAGCTGCGAGAGATACATGAGCTGATCTTTGGCTCCGGGCGTCGTCCCCGGCGAAGTCGTGGTACTGTTATTGCTCACAGCTGGAGTGGAATTACTAGTGCTATTTGTAACTGTATCGGTGACacctgtaaaataaaattattcacacACATTAACTAAAGCAAACCTAAGAAAAGTTTTcggtgtatgtttttttttattgcttagataggtggacgagttcacagcccacctggtgttaagtggttattggaacccataaacatctacaacgtaaatgcaccaccctccttgatatacaagttccaaggtctcagcatagttacaacggctgccccgtccttcaaaccgaaacgcattactgcttcaagacagaaataggcagggcaggtATGTTTGTTCTGTGCACGCTAATCTTATCAGCTGAACTGTTTTCTGTGGCGTATCAATTGAACCTGGTTAACTAATTTTTGCGTTTCGTTTTATAAAAATTGGTTGCCATTAATAACACAATTTTAAGGCTCATATGCGATTAACAAATTAGTTAATGGTGCATGAGATTGATAactcattttgttttaattgtgctatttagtttaaggaaACAACTTCGCCTACCGCGTTTGTTCTTACCGTTAGTCGTTTGTGTTTGTGGGGTTCCTCCTCGTTGTTGGTAATCCATGAGTAGCACGCCCGGAACCGGCTGTCGGGTCTCACTGGCCGCTATATCGCTAACCTGAAACATATTTCTGTACTCTTAAAAGCGAACTAAATGTGATATCtatagcaaaaactttgtatctctttttacgaaaattgcgcggacggaggagtttaatattttccacacttatagagaatatagagaagtgcacaatgctaatatttttttttaaataatgcataatagatactttaaatcaagaaagaaaacattacacacacactaccatgaatttgatacaacacatacataaaaatatactctttatttactgtcaattgggaaatttttgttattgtttaaactctgtggtcaaatttgataatagattaatattgtttgcctttaatattattgatctatagtgtagttttggcgaacacgagattatattatcgaaatataaatagtgtttgacaatagaaccataataatgtttaagcttataattttaattaattatagtcgaatctcgactactgctggGCCACTAGTATAAATTATTACACGTTTATTGTACCTGGGTGATACTCAAGATTTAAAAACCGGTCGCTATGCTCCAATATTGAAAGCCaaaaaatcaacaataaaaCTTCAAGGTAAACAACTTGCATATAAAATCCATTGATATGAAATCCCTTGTTTCGTTGAATCCAGAATCAAAACTAATTTCAATGGCATGAGTAGCACCTCACCTTGTTTTTGCTATCGGTTCCATTAGATTTACTTCCATCGCTAGAGGCGCTGGTGCTGAGCTCGGAGCCGTTGACTGTGGCTGTGTTGCCAGTCGAGCCGTTTGTTATCATTTCCATTGCTAAAAGTACATCTGAAAATGTCATTGCTttgtatttataattgttttgatGATAAGTGTgagcatttttttataatttaggtCTGCAGATGAGCTCGAGGACCACCTGGTGTCAAATGATGATTATAGGACACACTTTGaggttgaaattttaattttattgtacagcagctgccccactcttcaaactgaaacgcatgatTGCGTCGCGTACGGGCTGACAATACGTCTACCAACCAGTAAAAAAGATTGACGGCTCATGAGTGCACTTTTCATTTAGGACCAAAATAAACGGCAACTCAACCATGGATTGTACACGATTAGTCATAGTTGAGTTTtgcttgaaataataaaaaacgtttagtgtttttagttatttataacagattgactttaaattaaaagttgTAGTAGACTCGTCAATCACGAATCAGCAAATACTTCACGGTGTACTACTGTACTGGttgtctatacatataaataaaactggagtttctgtttgtaatattgaaataaccgctttttactacatttatatacaatacataagccaaaataactttttttacaatttttgtctgtctgtctgtttgttccagctaatctctggaacgactggaccaattttgacgggactttcagtgacaggtagctgatgatataaggagttacttaggcttaggctacttttttttgactagcttcgccccgtggCGTCACCCGCGAAACGTCAATAACCGCGGGTATCATCGCGGGATtcaactattcaataataaattacagtttccgaagcgaagcgagggcgggtcgctagtatctaaATATAAGAATAAGGGTGTCGTAATTACTGTGCGCGGCGCGTCGCTTGGCGGTCTTCTTGTTGGGTCCCCGGCCGGTGGCGGAGTGCGGCGGCGCGTCGCAGCGCACGAGGAACTCGCGGCGTCGCGCGGCGCCGCGCTCCTCCAGCACGGCGTAGTGCGGCGAGCGCGCGCGGGCCGCGTGCCGCACCACCGCCAGCCGGGAGATGGGGTTGTCGCCGCCCGGGCTGCCGCCGCCGGACCCGCTGCACACGCTGCCCTCCTGCAACAACACGTGGAACATGTCTTAACTACTATACAAACACTACTACTACTTTATATGTCGTGTTTTACttactttattttatcaaaaaaaatattgacacaCGAGTAATTGAAGCCTTGACGATTTACTTATGTGTCAAAACAATTACGACAAGTCTGGCTCgattctaattattttttattttaatagataattTACGGTGTGAGTGTACGAGGTGTCGTGAACACTAACTAGCCTCTTTCTCCATCAATCGTTCCCTCAGTTGATTGAGTTTCTACATCGATATGTTACTGGTCTAATAAAGATGGCGCCGAGAAGTAGCTTTAGATGTAGGTGTACCGCGGAGTTTTGAGGTTTTATCTATGATAGTCATACAAAAAAGCAGTAACTCCACATCCCAAGAGCATGTATTTTCTACTGTCTGATACATAACTGAAACTTCATTTGAGGGAAGcaatgtaatatattatatatttttaatatgcttttattagcttcagacgtatgtatgttagtatgtaacggaatctttgaacacgattgtgagccccttcaaaacgtcaaattcattcgaaatttggtatacttattaaggaccgatgacaattgaatattttaaaaaaattgaaaaaatttaaacatgaaaaacaaataatagtttaaaaaaactaaaaaaatacgcttttatagaaaatctaactaaagaatagaatataaattttaataaatttgaattaaaaatagtgttagaaaaaatgatttttttgtaaaaaaaggcgtgtaaaaaactattatttatttttataaatttcgggGTAGTCACAACGAAATGTGCTTGAGTTTCAGTAGTAAGCaataagattattaaaaaaaagtgagtaACCTTGATTAGATTGCGCGGCTTCTTCTTGGCGGGGTGCGGGCGGCGGCGCTCGGGCGGGCGCGGGCGCAGCGCGGCGAGCGGCCAGCGGTGCCGCATCTCCTCCAGCATGCGCTCGGCCGCTCGACGCTTCGACACCTTCTTGCCGTTGCCCTCGCCCTCCGTCTCTATCTCGCCCACCGTGCATGTCGTCACGAATACCTGTGTGTGTGTGACCAGCAATTTCAATACAACTATTGCGTAATTGGTTGTTGTATGTAGTTGgtattataaattactagctgtaACCGTCCgcatcgctgggcatttaaaattaatattattatttctcagccctacaaagattctcataattaacacccccgcaactggtgtagggagtccaacactcatataaatattagcctatccattaattacatgtattttctacatagataccaaatttcaagtcaatcggatgcatggttcagtagttataacggaacattcgtaaaaaccactgtagatttatatattagtatagataaaggtCACATGGTCAATATAACTTGTGTATTATGGACACGCTTGCGACCACTTTTAGgagaaaatatatttagatataaaaataagtagAGGTTGTGATTGAGAACTCaagaaaaaattatagtaaatcCAATCTCACCCTCATATGTGGAGGTCCGCGCTCAGATTTGACAGCAAAATCAACAGTGAGATTTCGTTTCAAAGCAATCTCATGTACAAGTGACACCGGAGACTTCACTTCAGAATTCAATAAATCACCTCCTTCCcctgaaatttaatttatatatttttgatttatatttCCAAAAATAATGCGATTGACGTAAagtgaggttttttttaatttaattcatgtAACTTAATCAGTgcacaattaaaaaagtagGCAAGTGTTTGAAATTGTTGTTATCAGTTGTAAGTGCAAAATATATTTCCCTACCATACagcaatgtgtttcggttcTAAAGCCagcaattaatattaattagttgATATATTATCCGTGACTTGTCATAATTTAATGTGATGTATGGTATTTTAATTTGCAAATTCTAAATCGATtttaagttgattaatatgaattatATGATTATGAAAAGATAAAGTGTAAATAATAAGTGCGCTTCtacgtattttaaataaacaaatcggAGAGCAACGTAAATTAGTAGCACTAAGTTTTCTCTATAGTTCCCGAATTCGTTATCAGTTATAATGATTATTTCTCGATTTTAAACTcatcatttaaacaaaaaaaatggaaaaaatttAAGCGTAACAGCTGTTTTTCAATGATGTTGGAACACACAGACCCAATAACACGGAGTTTATGATCAGTTATATAAGCCACTGTCGAACGACCTTTGTTACATacagttttacaataaaaaaaattaggatacCGTTTTCGTCTGTAGCGGCGTTGGTATCGTGCGGCGcgagcgcggcggcggcgggcgcgggGTGCGGGCGCAGGTCGTGCAGCGCGCGCGCCGCCGCGTCGTGTCGCGCGGCTTGCGGCGTGGCGCCCTCGCCCAGCCAGGCGCGGCCGCCCACGTCCACGCGCACGCGGTACACGAGCGCCGGCAGCACGCGCGCGAACACGCCGCCGCCGTACCCGCGGCCCCGCGCGCCCCGCCCGCACCCCGCCACGGCCGGCAGCGACGTGTATATGGCGGGCTGGCACAACTTCATCGCCAACGCGTTCAGCTCCACCGTCGGCATGACCGTACCTGAAGTCAACACATTACTTCACTAGCCTGTTTTTATTCTCTGATGTAAATTATTCTGATTGATCAGAATAatctttttattaacattaatttgCACTTAATATAATTCAActctatgaataaaaaaatatttaaattaaggacaaaagaaatattttttttacacgtttCTTAATTAACAACTTATGTTGATTTTTTAAGATTCTGTCTAATAagatgttaaatttaatatattatcaggtaaatattttttatataagaaaaaaactCTTGTTTTAATCAAACTCAAacaatatacagtcaaacctgggtaagtgagaactggataagtgagaaaactctataagtgagagtaatagccaggacccgtcattttaagctccaaaaacctctattagcgagaaacagaaacctctgtaagagagagtcgtttttccctcatggacctccgtaagtgagactgctacttatctatacctctataagcgacagtcaagctttatttattaatattatttaggagaaacaaatgacaaaacaaattacaaatttagcatctgctattttatgactcattcttaacttttgtggaacttcctacattgtttttgtattgttttctcgtcaatattgaacctattctatttcgtagaactaaataacgttgttattttatcgcattcttttcgaatggacacgtgttcctgtgtaccgtcctgtttgttggacttactcagtttatcgttaatcaattgtgAAGGGAaattctgttctgcatcatgtcaaaacggaaaattaaagtactgtcattaagtgataaacttaaaatagtgaatgcgtttgaatccggaaaatcgcgaaatgatattcagagggagcattagcgagaaactcgggttagtgagaaacctctttaagcgagaatgagattgtgctcccttgaactctcgcttatccaggtttgactgtatatacaaCTCGTGCTACTTACCAGAATTCCTGTGATGATGATGCAGTGCGGTGAGGGGCGGCGCGGGTCGGGGCGGGGGTGGGGGGTAGGCGGTGCCCGCCagcgccgcgcccgccgccgcgTGCTGTGCGCGCTTTATGGACGAGCCCTGAACAACATCGCACAtacgaatattaaaaaattgtcatataataaaaaaaggtcgCACATTGTAGTCTTTGACATCACCGCCATTAAAATGCAGGACTGAGACATCCTACTACATAGATGCTCTTATTTATTATAGACGTGTTTAACACAGTATTGAAATCTCGTTCGTTCGTAGTTCCCGTAAACAGATCGTTAAAAATGTTTCCCACttattcgtgtgaccagttgcgctcatgattgcgaaggtaacggacggttcgccattttcatagtccGTGACGTCAATTGTGTAGCTTCATCATGGATTGGAACAACACAAGGTGATGGAGTTCATTGAACTCCTGCAAAATGAATCGACCGTATGGGACCCTCAAAAGAAATCCAATAACAACAGAATGGCCGTTAATCTtaggaaagaattaaaaactctttttctcttcaatgttctattgacgaattaaaaaagaagaaaaattcgtgagacattcgtaaacaagtgtaggaggaagcgcaaacgggttcgcaaattgaataccgaacccatttgcacagccgctaagtttgcgaatgaatgtctgacggcccttcacatgcgcgcgaacattcgtacaatgtacaaaTGTTCGcacgcatgtgagtggccggcattagaacaatgaaaaatataaagttagtttgtgtaaaatttaaaaatgtacctCAGCTGTATATTCTTCAGCTTCACCCAAGCGAAGTGTTACTGTGAATACTTTTTTGTGGGCCGGTCCTGTTTCTGATGTGAGGCGGTATTGGTGTTTTATCTGTAAATAAAAACCCAACTtactttttatttctctatgcTTTTGACGTTTTGTCACggccaaaataatattttaataatacattatgaatctgtgattttttttttctattaggtACGGCTTTAAGCTGCATTAACAAAGTCGAAATTCTTTGGACATAGTAAAATTGCCTAAGCAgtgttgattttaaattaaattccaacCTTAGTTCAACCAATAGTTCCTTAACATAGAACAATTGGATCAGTGTCTTCAATCTACGAATAGGGTTCCTAAATTTGTTTGACGCCATTTTGTGGCTTTTGACATGTTGGTTATATAAGGTGATTATAGTTTATCGATTATGGAACGACGTCTTTTCAAGTGTCTTCACTTAAATGCCCATGTTCAAATCCTGCTAACCAAAtacttctaatgaaatacatatttgatACATGTTCACAAATGTCTaccacgatgaaggaacaatactgtgtaataaaaatagaaaccgCCAAAAATTTACGTTATTACTATATAATTGAGATAACAGACAtcaagtctcaaggtaggtggctgAATTCGCATTGTTATGTCTATGGACTATATAGAAcagacaaggctgtatgggcttagatccccttgcctttcctaataaggaaaaaatgtaccaacaaaaatgtttatggactctggtaatcatttaacactagACGGGCCGCGATGGTGGGACAGCGAATAAGAAGTGAAACGGGCTGACCTTATTGTACCTGGCCAGTTCGTTGACCAGGCACATGGGAGTCTTCTCTTTACTGTTGGCCGCGGCGGCGGGAGCACGCGCCTCGCCGTCGCCCGCCGCCGGTGCGCAGTCCGCGCCGCCCGCGCTCAGCGCCGCGCCCACGTTTGCACTCGCCTCGGGCACGGCCGCGCTGCCGGATACCGGACCCGCTGATACCGACCCTGCTGCAACTTTGCAATTACGGCTTTTATTTTTCAAACGTCTTTATACTGAGATATTATTTTGAGCATTAGCGGTCTATAGACTTTTACTATAGAAAGCATGTACTCTGTCGTGATTTTGAGCATTAGCGGTCTATAGACTTTTACTGTAGAAAGCATGTACTCTGTCGTGATGTTGAGCATTAGCGGTCTATAGACTTTTTACTATAGAAAGTATGTACTCTGTCACATTAGCTTGTCTATCCATCATATTAGGCACATGCTAATAATTCTAAAAACAGTAACTATGAAgtgatacatacatacatacattactgAGATTTCTTAAAGTAAATATCAAGCAAGCTACTAAAACAACTATTATAtctataaaaacttaaaatctaattgaatatgcaatttcgaaaaggacacatgtcgcatattttgtcaaatacgttttttcatatacatgtatttttgaggcttacctacacccattttataataattccagtaattttcaattgctaattaacactaaaatatatctcaaaagttaatattttaaatttcacactgctttagaaaataatcagttttttttttcatttcctgaacattttaaattttcagagatgtgcccttttcgaaattgcatattcaattaagaacaataaaaactaataaagtaTACGATCCACTATCTACGCATgttctaatttaattttaactaaaaaaacgaattaaaaaacaaatgtattttctttttgtacaAAACAACAGCTATAAAATCAAGTGTCAAATTACAGTATGTACCTATATCTTTGTGATAATTTATGCATTGTCCATCTAAATCTTGCATGAGCTTCGAGTTCGAAGAAAAAAGTGGGGGAGACGATAGCCTGTCCCGacctaatatattaaattaatcacaTATTACAAAAccattaatattgaaattgttaacCCTTTCGCTACTATGGGTGACTAGTCACCCGTCACAAAGGTCGTCTATATACGATGGGTGACTATAGTCACCGGTTGAAAAATAACGCCGAAAaaatacgacgaagagttcgactagcgaactaacccatagacacagcccactgagtatctcgccggatcttctgtgggtcgcaattccgatccgatggtagattctgtgaagcacggctcttgctagggctagtgttagcaaattctctcaggttgagcccgtgaactcacctacccgtccggacttaactgaaatagcctcttaggctaccagcgaataggtagggaaaacaaCGCGAAAGGTGATGTGCGCACATTTAGCGCTCCCTTTCTTGCGAAACACTTTGAAGCGAGGCCTGCCGTAGCGAAAGGGTTAAAACGGAAAAACATATTTCTACTATTACGATTACTTTTAATATTTGCAATAATATGTACGTATCTACACAAGATCAATCGAATTAACGGGGAATCAAAATAcgttttaagtaatattaatgtatGAGAGTTGTGCTTCGTAACCTTTTATtcaaatactagccgtactcgcccgcttcgctgggcatttcaaataaacattattatttattgtcattattattagggagtccaacactattataaatattagcctattcattaagtacatgtagtttctacatggataccaagtttcaagtcaatcggatgcatggttcagtagttataacggaacatccgtaaaaaccactgtagatttatatattagtatagattatgacGTCAAGGCATTGATACCAAGACGACAATATTTGTGAGAGCTTAGTTTTACTCACCAGTGTGACGTGGCGGTGCGTTCTGAGTTTGTTGGGCGGGCTGCGTTGGCGGATGATGGTGCTGGAAGGGGGGAGGTACCACCCCGCCCGGACCGTACCCGCCGCCCATATACGGACGACGAAGTCGCTGTCGACAACCAAATAATGCgatgaaaaaattatttacattcagCAACACGATCTATGCTTTTCTCCTAAGCAAATATGTATACTGGAAAAAGAAAGACCTACTCCCACTAAAAATCGACTCAATACTATGTGGTTCGGTAAAACAGTGAAGGGATCATTTGTGTTTTGTATAAGATCTCTTCCAATGTGAATACAAAGTATTAGtagcaaaaaataatatctcgttataacaaaaataatgctATATTATGTACCAGCTGTTAGCACACGTAGTTTTATTGGTATTCAATTTGATGCCAGATTAAAACCAGCATTAAATCTAGATAGAGGCCGTCTCGTAGCATCGCCGTAGTTGCTAAATGTCGTCAAAATTCTAGGGGAATTGCCAGATGTGGtcataacaaatttaaaaaagatgaaATCGAACCGAGAAGTTTTAATTGCACGTGTATATGATACAGTTGCTCAACTATATTCTTGTTGCAAGAGTGCCTTATTCTTGGTGTTTGTTTTGCTCCGGATCACAGAATATGGCGTTGATCCATACACAGCAAAAATTGCTGAATTACTTGAATTTATTACCGGATTCCCGTGAATTACTTCTAACGGTCCAGGCGTGATAGTTAATGAATTTGgaattacttaaaatgatttcgAATTCACTACTAGTAAATTCTTATAGGTATAGTTCAAGAGAAGATTCTTTGTTACTTTCCCAAAAACTAGTGTTATAGAAGTGAACATGCGTACTAATCTATTCATGGTCCCAGTAATAACCTACTTCTTATGCCACTATTTCTTAACCACTATGATTCAGTTAGTGTAGGACAACTCTCCACCAAACTAaggattttattaaaaaccctTATTATAGAAACAAATAATCGGAATGGAATATCGCTATTTGATACCTACGTAAATCCAcaatattaaacttttttaaacagcctgctaaaattattacaaatgtatatttttcaagATCAAGACAAAACTTACCGACAAACGTAGTAGGAgtgaataatattatacaaatgaATATACACTACCGGTGGTACATTGTGATGTTGGCCTGGTGGATGATGTGGCATAGGTCTGATCGGATGCGGAGGTCTCTGTGAAGGTCCGTGGTGTGGAGGTACTCCCATGCTGCCCATGCCGCCCATTGCCTGCCCATGCCCGCCCATCCCTCCGCCCGCCTGGGATGGACCCAGCGGTACCCTTTACACACAAACACAATAAAATTCGTTTACCATTACGTTTATTAGTAAATCTCAAGATATCTCAACGTTTGTCACTAGATTCAAGTTATCACTTCGAGATTCCACGCAAACGAAAGATAAAGAGCAAAGTTTTAGTGCAAGGAAGCGGGGACACTGGACACCTTTCGTGTGATCAGTCGTACACACTGTGACAGTGTTATTGCAACTGCCCGCCGTTCAATTGACGTGAAATATTACTTTTCGTGAAGAAAGGTCCTGGCTTTCGAACTGGCTCCGCTGGTCAATAGAGACATCGTCATATGTTCCTTTTGTCCGATTCATTCGTGACCTGTTTAAGTGACAAAGAGTGCCGCAAAAGACCCTCGGCGTATCAACAAATTACACATAATTTGCATATGAAAGCGTCTACACTCAATGGATGAATGTAAAACAGAGTTATTATATTAAAGAGTGTCAAAGTTTGAGAAGCCAAGTAATATTATTACACTGTTATCGTGTGGCTTGTATGGTATACATTTAAACCACACAGAGAAACGATATAATATATAGTCTCTTGCTCAAAAATTCTTACACGAAagtttaatgtaataaattcgAAAAGTTTCCATTGAATTAGAGgagacattttaatattataagtttattttaatagcaACTATTATATTCCAGTAAATTAAACTTGATAACCAATATGCAGTTCATGAAGTCTATTTAACTAAAAATGCAACATATACCTATAAATGcaaattatatgattttttattttagctggATTAGATTtccaaacattaataaaagaacTTAATAATAAGAATTTTGGGCAACTTTAAATTCTTAAGTTTTACACATATATCCCAGCAGCTTTTTTTTGATACAAAGGATAATTAAATGGAAATACGTGTATCAAATGGAttataaaacacaaaaaattgtACTGAATGAATATAAGGTGACTGCagaaattaaaactacattaatCACTGCCGAAGAGACACTCACTAGTTCAACCTTTTATCATTCACAAGAATATTACTACTTTTGGATAAAATCTGATGTAATGTTATTTGGAacctataattaaaattaaaaagaaggtGAAATCAGGAAGAGGACGCAGATGTCCCAAACAGCGATGACAAAGCTCAAACGAATACGTCAAAATCGCAAAATCTTCAACGTCACGAAAATGAGACTCGTTCGAACCCTAGTTTTTTCAATCTTTCTCTACGGTGGAGTCCTGAACAATTAGGGCATCAGAGCGCAAGAAAATAGACGCGTTTGAAACGTGGTGCTGGAATACGAATGCTCCGAATTCCGTGGACGGCTaagaggacaaataaatctattctAAATCAGATTCCGAGTCAGCATTCGAGTCAGGCGAGAAACCATTTGCTACCAGAGAATCCTCAGCTACTTCGATCacattgcccgccgacagtcgGATAACttagacaaagtgattgtgatgGGTAAAgtagaatgattttttttttaatttttttttattgcctattgcATACGGCTCCcttgatggtgggtggttaccgtcgctcatggacttcagcaatgccaggcgcagagccatgtcgtagcgctcgcgaagcatcgtggaggggagttcattccaaggCCGTATGGTAAATAGCAAAAAagatttctggaaacgcactgtgggtgaacgcagtggctccaggtagtgcggatgaactctactccggtggcgggcagtgcgacggtaaaaacgagacgaagGAATCatatcaaacaattcctcagagcacctccccatggaatatacggtacaaaatacaagggaaaccaaagtccctccgcagactcgGAGGTTCCAAATGATCAGTGACAATGGGATTAtcaacaatccgaacggctAGTGTGACCGAATAACCTCCTTAAGTGGGTGGGCAGTCATAACCGCCCAATGAGAAGCTGAGGACCAGACgaggtggaaacagctcacgagacaggccacagtcaagtttcaaggacacgaccttcatttacctaaaattacttttatggtttactctcacatattttattgtcattgtttcATTTGTGACATTTCAAATACTGAACTGGTTAGTGTTCGTGCTTTAATTGTTATGTCTATGacttaaaaaaacaagaaaatactatatttgaaaataagtaGGCTCAAAATTTGATTGAATGAAAAATTTCAtctaaatgttaaaataaaaatatccatgACCGATACTGTAATTTGTTGTCTAAATGTAGAAA
The Bombyx mori chromosome 5, ASM3026992v2 DNA segment above includes these coding regions:
- the LOC101740158 gene encoding double-stranded RNA-binding protein Staufen homolog 2 produces the protein MHHQPMSGHPPQHMPGHQAMPAHHQMPPHQLHRENRHVTLTRVPLGPSQAGGGMGGHGQAMGGMGSMGVPPHHGPSQRPPHPIRPMPHHPPGQHHNVPPRLRRPYMGGGYGPGGVVPPPFQHHHPPTQPAQQTQNAPPRHTGRDRLSSPPLFSSNSKLMQDLDGQCINYHKDIVAAGSVSAGPVSGSAAVPEASANVGAALSAGGADCAPAAGDGEARAPAAAANSKEKTPMCLVNELARYNKIKHQYRLTSETGPAHKKVFTVTLRLGEAEEYTAEGSSIKRAQHAAAGAALAGTAYPPPPPRPAPPLTALHHHHRNSGTVMPTVELNALAMKLCQPAIYTSLPAVAGCGRGARGRGYGGGVFARVLPALVYRVRVDVGGRAWLGEGATPQAARHDAAARALHDLRPHPAPAAAALAPHDTNAATDENGEGGDLLNSEVKSPVSLVHEIALKRNLTVDFAVKSERGPPHMRVFVTTCTVGEIETEGEGNGKKVSKRRAAERMLEEMRHRWPLAALRPRPPERRRPHPAKKKPRNLIKEGSVCSGSGGGSPGGDNPISRLAVVRHAARARSPHYAVLEERGAARRREFLVRCDAPPHSATGRGPNKKTAKRRAAHNVLLAMEMITNGSTGNTATVNGSELSTSASSDGSKSNGTDSKNKVSDIAASETRQPVPGVLLMDYQQRGGTPQTQTTNGVTDTVTNSTSNSTPAVSNNSTTTSPGTTPGAKDQLMYLSQLLGFTVQFSDFPKRNHGEYLSLVSLSTEPPVMCHGGGASTAHSHEQCARAALRALALMGLDAPDHAAVPSTPSKPSVAITNGITE